Proteins from a genomic interval of Lysobacter arenosi:
- a CDS encoding IMPACT family protein, with translation MTSATLAAPTSFELEVKHSRFIVHAAPVTTPQAALDFIAQVGDAAATHNCWAYRIGSEYRFNDDGEPAGTAGRPILAAIDGQGLDQVVAVVTRWYGGIKLGAGGLVRAYGGSAAECLRLAPRRILVVHVTVELDYSFDDTGTVHAAIAAHAAEKLDERFDANGAHLRLRLPSEQLSPLKVRLRDATRDRVRFGDELPDM, from the coding sequence ATGACTTCGGCAACACTGGCGGCGCCGACCTCCTTCGAACTGGAGGTCAAGCACAGCCGTTTCATCGTCCATGCCGCACCGGTCACGACGCCACAGGCCGCGCTCGACTTCATCGCCCAGGTCGGTGATGCCGCCGCCACGCACAACTGCTGGGCCTACCGGATCGGCAGCGAGTATCGCTTCAACGACGATGGCGAACCGGCCGGCACCGCGGGACGTCCGATCCTGGCCGCCATCGACGGCCAGGGCCTGGACCAGGTCGTGGCCGTGGTCACTCGCTGGTACGGCGGCATCAAGCTCGGCGCCGGCGGCCTCGTCCGCGCCTATGGCGGCAGCGCGGCCGAATGCCTGCGGCTGGCGCCCCGGCGTATTCTCGTCGTCCATGTCACCGTCGAACTCGACTATTCCTTCGACGACACCGGCACCGTCCACGCCGCCATCGCCGCCCACGCCGCGGAAAAGCTCGACGAGCGCTTCGACGCGAACGGCGCCCACCTGCGCCTGCGGTTACCCTCTGAGCAACTGTCGCCCTTGAAAGTCAGGCTCCGCGACGCCACTCGTGACCGGGTGCGCTTCGGCGACGAACTCCCTGACATGTGA
- a CDS encoding RNA polymerase sigma factor: MNAGEDPSDDLLMLAWTGGDTAAFETLYARHRGPLYRFLLRQLRDGALADEFFQDVWQRVIAARQGWKPDAAFRTWLFRIAHNRLNDHWRGLKHRPAAPEDGDERAARVPDPTTPERELSEFEQRRRLQLAIAALPEEQREVVLLRLEQELSLEDIGEITGVGRETVKSRLRYAMDKLRAGLSDAGELSD; the protein is encoded by the coding sequence ATGAATGCGGGCGAGGATCCGAGCGACGACCTGTTGATGCTGGCCTGGACCGGCGGGGACACGGCTGCGTTCGAGACGCTCTACGCCCGCCACCGCGGCCCGCTCTACCGCTTCCTGCTGCGCCAGCTGCGCGACGGCGCCCTCGCCGACGAGTTCTTCCAGGACGTCTGGCAACGGGTCATCGCCGCGCGACAGGGCTGGAAGCCCGACGCCGCGTTCAGGACCTGGCTGTTCCGCATCGCCCACAATCGCCTCAACGATCACTGGCGCGGTCTCAAGCACCGCCCGGCGGCTCCGGAGGACGGCGACGAGCGCGCCGCACGCGTGCCCGACCCGACCACCCCGGAGCGGGAACTGTCCGAATTCGAACAACGCCGGCGCCTGCAGCTGGCGATCGCGGCGCTGCCCGAGGAGCAACGCGAAGTGGTGCTGCTGCGCCTGGAGCAGGAACTGAGCCTGGAGGACATCGGCGAGATCACCGGCGTCGGCCGGGAAACCGTCAAATCGCGCCTGCGCTATGCGATGGACAAGCTGCGCGCCGGGCTGAGTGACGCCGGCGAGCTGAGCGACTGA